A window of the Tursiops truncatus isolate mTurTru1 chromosome 14, mTurTru1.mat.Y, whole genome shotgun sequence genome harbors these coding sequences:
- the CYP26B1 gene encoding cytochrome P450 26B1, whose translation MLFEGLELVSALATLAACLVSVTLLLAVSQQLWQLRWAATRDKSCKLPIPKGSMGFPLIGETGHWLLQGSGFQSSRREKYGNVFKTHLLGRPLIRVTGAENVRKILMGEHHLVSTEWPRSTRMLLGPNTVANSIGDIHRNKRKVFSKIFSHEALESYLPKIQLVIQDTLRAWSSHPEAINVYQEAQKLTFRMAIRVLLGFSIPEEDLGHLFEVYQQFVENVFSLPVDLPFSGYRRGIQARQTLQKGLEKAIREKLQCTQGKDYSDALDILIESSKEHGEEMTMQELKDGTLELIFAAYATTASASTSLIMQLLKHPAVLEKLREELRAQGILHSGGCPCEGTLRLSTLSGLHYLDCVIKEVMRLFTPVSGGYRTVLQTFELDGFQIPKGWSVMYSIRDTHDTAPVFKDVNVFDPDRFGQARSEDKDGRFHYLPFGGGVRTCLGKHLAKLFLKVLAVELASTSRFELATRTFPRITLVPVLHPVDGLSVKFFGLDSNQNKILPETEAMLSATV comes from the exons ATGCTCTTTGAAGGCTTGGAGCTGGTGTCGGCGCTGGCCACCCTCGCCGCGTGCCTGGTGTCGGTGACGCTGCTGCTGGCCGTGTCGCAGCAGCTGTGGCAGCTGCGCTGGGCTGCCACCCGCGACAAAAGCTGCAAGCTGCCCATCCCTAAGGGCTCCATGGGCTTCCCGCTCATCGGAGAGACCGGCCACTGGCTGCTACAG GGTTCTGGCTTCCAGTCGTCGCGGAGGGAGAAGTATGGCAACGTGTTCAAGACGCACTTGCTCGGGCGGCCGCTGATCCGCGTGACGGGCGCGGAGAATGTACGCAAGATCCTCATGGGCGAGCACCACCTCGTGAGCACCGAGTGGCCACGTAGCACACGCATGCTGCTGGGCCCGAACACGGTGGCCAACTCCATCGGCGATATCCACCGCAACAAGCGCAAG GTCTTCTCCAAGATCTTCAGCCACGAGGCCCTGGAGAGCTACCTGCCCAAGATCCAGCTGGTGATCCAGGACACACTGCGCGCCTGGAGCAGCCACCCCGAGGCCATCAACGTGTACCAGGAGGCGCAGAAGCTCACCTTCCGCATGGCCATCCGAGTGCTGCTGGGCTTCAGCATCCCCGAGGAGGACCTCGGCCACCTCTTCGAGGTCTACCAGCAGTTCGTGGAGAACGTCTTCTCCCTGCCTGTCGACTTGCCCTTTAGTGGCTACCGGCGG GGCATTCAGGCACGACAGACCCTACAGAAGGGCCTGGAAAAGGCGATCCGGGAGAAGCTGCAGTGCACGCAGGGCAAGGACTACTCAGATGCCCTGGACATCCTCATCGAGAGCAGCAAGGAGCACGGGGAGGAGATGACCATGCAGGAACTGAAG GACGGGACGCTGGAGCTCATCTTCGCCGCCTACGCCACCACCGCCAGCGCCAGCACCTCGCTCATCATGCAGCTGCTGAAGCATCCGGCCGTGCTGGAGAAGCTGCGGGAGGAGCTGCGGGCCCAGGGCATCCTGCACAGTGGCGGCTGCCCCTGCGAGGGCACGCTGCGCCTCAGCACGCTCAGTGGGCTGCACTACCTGGACTGCGTCATCAAGGAGGTCATGCGCCTGTTCACGCCTGTCTCCGGGGGCTACCGCACTGTGCTGCAGACCTTCGAGCTCGAC GGTTTTCAGATCCCCAAAGGCTGGAGTGTCATGTACAGCATCCGGGACACACATGACACGGCGCCCGTGTTCAAGGACGTGAACGTCTTCGACCCTGATCGCTTCGGTCAGGCGCGGAGCGAGGACAAGGATGGCCGCTTCCATTACCTCCCTTTCGGTGGCGGTGTCCGGACCTGCCTGGGCAAGCACCTGGCCAAGCTGTTCCTGAAGGTGCTGGCGGTGGAGCTAGCCAGCACGAGCCGCTTCGAGCTGGCCACCCGGACCTTCCCCCGCATCACCTTGGTCCCCGTCCTGCACCCTGTGGATGGCCTCAGTGTCAAGTTCTTTGGCCTGGACTCCAACCAGAACAAGATCCTGCCAGAGACGGAGGCCATGCTGAGCGCCACGGTCTAG